DNA sequence from the Papio anubis isolate 15944 chromosome 7, Panubis1.0, whole genome shotgun sequence genome:
acaggtgcgcaccaccacccctggctaatttttgcattttttagtacagacagggttttgccatgttggccaggctggtcttgaactcctgacctcaggtgatccacccacctcagcctcccaaagtgctgggattacaggcgtaagccactgcactcaatgagacagacaattttttaaaaggaaaataacacatAAACTAGATATTGCAAGTAGGGATACAGGCTGTGAAAAAACAGAGCAGGATAACTAAATAGAGAGTCCTAGGGAGCAAGTATGTCCAGAAGTCACCCTAGATAGAATGACCAGGGAAAGCCCCCCTTGGAGGACATGTCCTTTGAGGAGAGTCCCAAATGACAGGATGCAGCCAGCTTGGGGAAAGAGGCCCCGGCAGATGGACTGCAAGTGCAGAGGCCTGCTGCAGGAGCACGTGTTCTATGGGCCAGGAGTGGAAGGAAGGCTCGTGAGCAGAGTGCCTgtagggaagaaggaaaagagatggaGTGGGAGAGGAATTAAGAGTCAacgatttttttgtttgtttgttttggtggagGAGTGGTGTTTAGGGGCAGAggtttaataagcaaaagaaagagaaaggagaataacTTTCTCTTCAGTAGAGAGACAGAGGTCCCCGACTGAGACTTCCTAAAAGTCAACTCTTTAATATTAACAGGAAACAGCACAATTTAAAGCACTCTGCTATTCAGCATTCCAGTGAGGCAcatatctctctcttttttttttttttgtgaggagTTTGGTTACTCTATGTTTGGAGGAAGTCTCATACATCTACTCATATCCCATTTagagattaattttgttttagctttttttcAACTGTAAAAACATTGAAACTTTAGATTGTTACCTTGAGATAATCATCTGAGAACTTTTActgtgtctcaattttttttgtcCATTAATTAAAGATAGCATAATTGATTTACTTTCATTCACACATGGGAATTGCTGTTAATACAAAATTACTGTTATTAGAACAAATTGTTAAATCCTACCCTTTAATTTTGATAATTACACAAGATGCAGTGATGTGCAAAGATGATGCACAATCTACAATCCACAATTCTACagagataaatatttttcctcttccctcttcccatcGAAAATTAATTTGGAGCCAGAAGCACAATGGCAGCTTTGAAGTTGAATTGGCCGAGGTCATCCAGGAAGACAGTGAAGGAATCCCAGGAGGCAAGGATGGGAATGGGGTATATTTTGCAGCCAGACATAAAAGATGTAAAATTCCCATTGCTTAATATGCTGACAGGGACCAGGAGAGGAGAAGTTAAAGAATATGTGTGGAATATATTTCTGTGTATGGAAACAGCACATAACTTATTCATCCACTGGGCAAAATATTAATTAACCTtgtactgtgtgccaggcactgagccagGTCTGGGGATCCTGGTGAGCTAAACTGGACATAATCCCCATGAGGAAATGACTTCTACCTCCATCCCCTTCAATTATGTGTATATGTCTTTATCAATGTTGAATAGTGGTGCCCTccggtagtttttttttttgagatgaagtttcgctccacccaccttggcctcccaaagtgctgggattacaggcttgagccactgcgccgggcagGTAATTGTTTTATTGAGATTAGTATGAGGCCATATCTTGTGGATAGGAATCCGACAAAGgctttttcaaaagaaagttgaaggccaggtgtggtggctcacatctgtgatcccagcactttggggaccAAGGCGGGGAGATCACTTCAGGTCGGgggttccaggccagcctggccaacatggtgaaaccctgtctactaaaaatacaaaaattagccaggagtggtggcaggtgcctgtaattccagctactcaggaggctgaggcaggagaatcgcttgaagccgggaggcagaggttgcagtgagccgagatggcagcactgcagtccagcctgtgcaacagagcaagactctgcctaaaaaaaaaaaaaaaaaaaaaaatccccagagTTAATAGTCCACGAGAGTTGTCCAATCCTGAGTGAGTTAAAGGGGATTTGGAAGGAGCCATTTAGCTGGAGAAAGGAGGTaggagtttctttcttctttaaagcCCATGAAAGTGGTCAGCAGGAAGCTTGGTGGGGTGTCAACCCTGGGGATCTGATGGCTTCCGATTTCCTCTTTCTGGACCTTTAACGCCATCTTGATGAAGCAGCCTGGTCTCCACTGGGCTGTGTGGTAAGCTAGAGCAAGGGTCTGTGCCTGGGCCTTGGCCAGGCTGTCAAAGGGAAAGCGATGCTCACCCTCTAGAGTAAGCATGGGGTGACAGAGACCATGATTGAAGTTCCCAGGAGCAGGTCAATGTCCGAAGGTCCAGCTACCCTTCTTCACCTGGGaaatcttcttcctcttctttctttggtTGTTATTATTACACACCTAAGGGAGCTAGctgggttccttttttttttttttttctgagataggattttgctgtgtcacccaggctggagtacagtggtgcaatctcagctcactgcaacctccccctcccgggctcaagtcatcctcccacctcagcctcctgagtagcgaggCTGGGACAAGAGAAGCACACTgggttttgccaggctggtctcaaactcctggactcaattatcctccagtctcagcctcccgaaatgctgggattacaggtatgagccactgcccctggcccaccAGCTGGGTTCCTTACAGGGTAGATCACCTTGTTATTTCAGACCAGGTGTTTGTTAGTTATATTAATTCTGTATTTAGTTTAGGTATATTTAAAGGCTATAAAATATTTACCCTTTGAACAGCAAACAGGGAGCGTAAGACCACTGTCATTGCAGGACTAGCAGACAGCACCCCAAGTGGTGTGTGATATAGGAGTGATCTAAAGAGCAGCAAGTTGCTTTTAAATGTCCATTTTTATGGGAGGGGCAGAGATATCATAGACAAGAACATCAACCTCAGTCCTTAACTCTAACATGTGTACATGTTGTTGTACTCTTTTATTCTCGAAAGGAAAGGAGGACTGTTGCTCTCTCCCTTATTAATAAATGCATTgtgatttctggtttctctaaTAGCATACGCCCTTCATTCAGTTTATACtagggggaagagggagagaaaaagttGCTCAGAAATTGAAAGAGATCTCAAACAGCACAAAAAATGGTTGATTGTAAAACTGTCATTTTGAATTAAAACTTTTAACTCGCCTGAATGTGACACCCCATAAGGCCCCAGTGATTTTCATTATCACCAAAGCATTAGAAGACTGGCGCTGAAGCTCTTCTTCCACCCAGCATGTGTGAAAATCTAGTGCATGGTGCCTGCATGATACTCGCGAGCAGGGCCAGGAGGGCAGTCTCCTTTCCTTGTGGTTTGTACGTGTGCATATGCATGTCAGTGCCCCATTACCAGAGATGTCCCGGACAAAGTTCACGTTCTTCCTTAAGACGATAAAGTTTCTAAGTTAAAGCTTGTTCAGAGTCATGTTGACTTCTTCTTGGACTATTATGTAACTTTTTGTTTACAGAACAATCAACCATTATTTGTGCCGTTTGAGATCTCTTTCAATTTCTGAGCaactttttctctccctcttccccctaGTATAAACTGAATGAAGGGCATATGGTATTAGAAAAACCAGAAACCACAATGCATTTATTAATAAGAGTTAGAGCAATAGCCCTCCTTTCTTTTCGAGAATAAAAGAGTACAACAACATGTATACATGTTAGAGTTAAGgactgaaaacttttttttttttagacagagtttcaatcttgttgcccaggctggagtgcaatggtgcaatctcggttcactgcaacctctgcctcctggttcaagtgattctcctgcctcagcctcttgagtagctaggattataggcatgtgccaccacacctggctaattttgtattttcagtttctccatgttggtcaggcttggtctcgaactcccaacctcaggtgatcctcctgccttggcctcccaaagtgccgggattacaggcacgagccaccgcgcctggcctaaagtttttttttaaccaagtatCAAGAGGCATTTCAGCCTGCTGGATATAACGAGCAGGAAGATTCTAATGCCAATAACGGAATATCAAGAAAGTTGTTTATTCTAACCATTCTTCAATTTGCTCATCTTTGAAGTAGAATAACCCTCCACATGATTTTGtggaataaaaagttaaaatagtttGTACAAAGCTAGGTTCTGTTTGCTTAAAGGGTTCCTTTAAGATCAAAACATCTAAATGTAATATCAGCACAACCAAACTAAGTATTTCCCCCTGTGAGTACCGAAACAGAAAAGATGTATTCCCACAAAAGCTGCTACACAGCAGTTTCCCCTTCCCAGAAGCAGTAAAATCTTAGCATTCCAATGGAAGgaatgtatttgtaaaatattctacAATCAGCTCTATAGTTTCCCTGTCCTCTTTGATAAGGGATCAGACAGAGGGTGTGTCCCCCTCCAGCAGCTACCCTTCTTGACAAACTGGTCTCCACTAATACCTTTCAGAAACTTACAACACTTCCAGAATGAAAAGAGCACAGGGTTGGTCGCATTCAACTTAAATGCTTTTATTGACAATGTCTTGGAACAATAAGCAAACAATGCTTAAATTTTTCATTCAAATTCACTTTCCACATGTCAAAAGACCTcaaggtagaaaaaaataaaataaaaatataaatatctgagAATCcatcttaataaataaattaaaaacacaataaaacgtTTTCATGGAAAACTGTTAATGTCAGAACATTCAGACCACCTCAACAATGCATGATCAGTAACATTACAATGAACATTGATGTTGAAGAAAAACTACAGTACATGGATATAGCTATTTATTTCTATCTACCAGAAAATAAAGTCATATCTTTTCTTAGTTTAATATTGGTCATTTCTAATCAGAACACACTATTGCCAGGAACACAGTAGTTATTGTTAAAATCAGCTGCACTAGATACAATTTGAAAATATCCAGCACCAGGTTAATTCCAATAATGAACCCAATAGATTAGTTAATGCTATGAGAAGactaaggagaaagagaaaagagacacaGACCCAGGCCTGGCTCAACATGCTACTAACTACCAGCTCTCTGAAGTGTCACTGGGAACAATACACACTCCATGCGTTTTGCTACATCTCCGGAAGAGGTAAGGACTTGAGTCCACACATGGATGCTTTCAAGTCCTTGAGGCCCACAGCCTGGTGTGTTTCACGCACAGATAAGGTCCTCCCTAGGTCTACAGGAACCCTCTAGGGAAGACGTGTTTCTCCTCTCTGTAATGCACCAGCTCGGGCAGTGGCACTTGTGGGTGCCGGCTGCCTCCCTTCCCTGCCCGCTCACAGGGCCAGCAGCGTGGGTGAGCTGAGCGAGTCAGAGGAGGGCTCATTGCTGCTGCTGCCCTTGCGGTGGGCAGCTGCGCAGCTGGGGAAGGAGTCAGCCTCGGGGTAGGTGAAGACGAAGGAAGACGTGTAAGCAgtgcagctgggagtacaggtgacCACCGGAGTGCACAGGGGCTCCAGCTCTGTGGCCATGGGCCCCATCCCCAGGGAGCCACTGTGCAGGGGCTCCCAGTCTGCTGCATAGAAGGACCCAGATAGGTCCATGTCTGGTACAGAGCGGGCTGTCTCAGAGCCGCTGGGCCTGGATGATGCTGGGAACAGGAAGTCATCAAAGGGCTCAGCCTTCAGCTCCATGCTGCTGATGCTCTTGACAGGCTCCACTGAGGGCTTGGGCTCTGGGTCATTGAGGAGAGGCAGGGTGAAGGCCTCCTCAGACTCTGGGGTGGCAGCCTCTGGCAGGCCCCCAGTCAGATCAAGGGAAGCCACAGACATCTCTTCTGGAAAGCCCAGGTCATCAGGGATCTTGCAGGCAGGTCGGTGAGCTGCCAGGATGAATTCtagtttttccttctccttcagcAGGTTGGCAATCTCGGTCTGCAAAGCAGACTTCTCATCTTCTAGTTGGTCTGTCTCCTGTAtacagagggaaaaaggaaagcataAGAAACAGTCTTACTCAAGGGCCCTTATGCTCAATCTCCAACTTTCcccttaagttttaaaaaggagCAACCCACAGAGTCTACCTACCGCTTGGAGTGTATCAGTCAGCTCCCTCCTCCGGTTGCGGCATTTGGCTGCAGCCATCTTATTCCTTTCCCTTCggattctccttttctcttcttcttctggaGATAACTAGgataatcacaaaaaaaaaagaccgacATTCAGTAAAAGTGCCTGCCATCACCTCCATTCACCCACCCCAGTAGAACTGGCTCCTGCAGCTTCCCTACTTCCTGGCATCCCACTGTGAAACCATTTCTAACCTGCAGTTGCAGACTAGGTGTGACTTGCATTTAAAATAAGATCCTCAGCAAGAGAACAAAGAAGAGCCCAGTCTAAAAGCATGCGGTAGGAAACTTAGGGAAGAAACTATGAGAGTACTTCTTAGGGTGAGACTCAGAGTCTGAGCTGGGATGGAATGGGCTTGGAGCCAGGGTTCCCAGTTAGGGATGTGCAGCCAGCCCCGTCAGGGGCTTAATCCTCTCTGCTGTGCTCCTCCATCTCCAGGGCCGCTTCCCACCCAGCCCCCACCTTCCCAGGAAGGGTAGGCTAGAGTTCCTCACCTGTTCCACCTTGCCCCTCCTGCCAGTGCTCTGCGCTCGGCTTCCTGTCATGGTCTTCACAATGCCAGCCCTGGAGTAAGCCCCAGCGGAGGGAGTGGGGACTCCGAAGGGGTGAGGGGCTCTGGTCTGCGATGGGGCCACAGAGGAGACGAGGGCGGGCTGCACAAGCCACTGCAGGTCCGGACTGGTCGAGATGGCAGTGACCGTGGGAATGAAGTTGGCACTGGAGACGGCCAGGTCCGTGCAGAAGTCCTAGAACAAAACAGAAGGGGAAAGCCGACGTGAGCGAGCAGATTCCGGACACAGGTGGGGCGAGTTGCCGGTGCCGCATGCAGTAGCGAAGAGAAACGATCCTGCCACGGACGTTTCATCTTAAATGTCCCTCATCCTGGATGAAAGGTCTCCCCCTTTTCCTCCCAGGCATTCCGCAGCGCAGTGTCTGTCTCTTCCATCCTGCCGCTGCGTTCCCGTTATCCCTTCAGCATCACTCGCTTGAAAGGGGGTTTGTTATAAATATCCCTGACGTCTGCGCTGACGCAGGCGCCGCTCCGGAGTCTCCAGAATGAACTCGCTTTTTATCAATGAAACTGCCTTACACACCCGCCCGCTGcaccctcctccctcacccctcctccctgctccagGCTGCCGGGGGAGGGGGGATTGCCGCTTTCTGCCACCTCCCCGGAGAAGCCAGGCTCTAGTTAGCGAGTCTGTGCTTGGGACACGTCTGCCCCAGCTAATGTCAGAGATCCGTCCTGGAGTGCAAACCAGACGTTGCTCAGAACGAACCTGCCTCCGGAAGGGGGAACAAATTCTTACTATGGCAAGCTTGCGTGCGCTCAGAGCCAAGTCCCGAGCCCCCGAGCCGGCACCGCTCcggccactgcagcctccctccaGGCACAAGGGAGCCCCCTACTCATCTCCTGGAGCGTCCCGCCCGGTGTCTCCTCCTCAGCGACCCCAAGCCCCCGGCCCCGCGGCGGTGGGAAGCCAGCCTTACCTGCGCGTTGACAGGCGAGCCCATGCTGGAGAAGGAATCGGCGGGTGAGTGGTAGTAGGAGAGGCTATCCCCGGCCGGGGACGCGCTGCTGCAGCGCGAGGATGACGCCTCGTAGTCTGCGTTGAAGCCCGAGAACATCATCGTGGCTGTTAGGCAAAGCCGGGCGTGGGGCCGAGGGGCGGAGACAGGTGGGCGCTGTGGAGCAGAGCTGGGTAAGAGCGCGGTCACTGCTCGTTCGCTGCGCCGCGGCCGCCGGCTCAGTCTCGGCTTCTCGGCTGCTCGCTGCAGATGCGGTTGGAGTACGAGGCGCCGCAGCCACTGCTTTTATAACAAGCGTTTTATGAATGAGTGTAAACGTCACGGGCTCAACCACGGTGGCGCCAGAGGGGTGGCGCGCGGGCCTGAGCGCCTCTGCTGCCGCGTGGCTACCTCCCCAGCGCTCGCAGCTCCCTGCGTGTGCCTTGGCGCGTGTCCTAATCTCGTGAGCATTTCGCAGTTCCTGTCTCAGGGGTCTCGTGG
Encoded proteins:
- the FOS gene encoding proto-oncogene c-Fos isoform X1, with the protein product MMFSGFNADYEASSSRCSSASPAGDSLSYYHSPADSFSSMGSPVNAQDFCTDLAVSSANFIPTVTAISTSPDLQWLVQPALVSSVAPSQTRAPHPFGVPTPSAGAYSRAGIVKTMTGSRAQSTGRRGKVEQLSPEEEEKRRIRRERNKMAAAKCRNRRRELTDTLQAETDQLEDEKSALQTEIANLLKEKEKLEFILAAHRPACKIPDDLGFPEEMSVASLDLTGGLPEAATPESEEAFTLPLLNDPEPKPSVEPVKSISSMELKAEPFDDFLFPASSRPSGSETARSVPDMDLSGSFYAADWEPLHSGSLGMGPMATELEPLCTPVVTCTPSCTAYTSSFVFTYPEADSFPSCAAAHRKGSSSNEPSSDSLSSPTLLAL
- the FOS gene encoding proto-oncogene c-Fos isoform X2, yielding MMFSGFNADYEASSSRCSSASPAGDSLSYYHSPADSFSSMGSPVNAQDFCTDLAVSSANFIPTVTAISTSPDLQWLVQPALVSSVAPSQTRAPHPFGVPTPSAGAYSRAGIVKTMTGSRAQSTGRRGKVEQETDQLEDEKSALQTEIANLLKEKEKLEFILAAHRPACKIPDDLGFPEEMSVASLDLTGGLPEAATPESEEAFTLPLLNDPEPKPSVEPVKSISSMELKAEPFDDFLFPASSRPSGSETARSVPDMDLSGSFYAADWEPLHSGSLGMGPMATELEPLCTPVVTCTPSCTAYTSSFVFTYPEADSFPSCAAAHRKGSSSNEPSSDSLSSPTLLAL